Proteins encoded by one window of Triplophysa rosa linkage group LG19, Trosa_1v2, whole genome shotgun sequence:
- the p2rx4a gene encoding P2X purinoceptor 4a isoform X2 yields MSEGGCCVSLGQCFFDYYTTKILVIRSRKVGTLNRITQALVIAYVIGYVCVWKKGYQDTDTILSSVTTKVKGIAFTNTTELGERVWDVADYIIPPQEDGSFFVLTNMIITPNQTQSKCADIPTSASLCSSHKDCKRGFNDARGNGVWTGRCVHFSDTVKTCEVLAWCPLEKTDEPPDPPLLADAENFTVLIKNSIRYPKFNFNKRNILPHINTSYLTQCVFNRETDPDCPIFSLKDIAKEAQEDFQTMAVHGGVMGVQIRWDCDLDMPKSWCVPRYTFRRLDNKDPDNNVAPGYNFRFAKYYKDIDGKEVRTLIKGYGIRFDVMVFGEAGKFHIVPTLLNIGAGLALLGLVTVICDWIVLTFMKRKHHYREQKYTYVNDFGLLSNEDA; encoded by the exons ATGAGCGAAGGAGGTTGCTGTGTTTCACTGGGTCAGTGTTTTTTCGACTACTACACGACAAAAATCTTGGTGATACGAAGCAGGAAAGTGGGGACGCTAAATCGGATCACACAAGCTTTAGTCATAGCTTATGTCATCGG gtatgtgtgtgtttggaagAAAGGCTACCAGGACACGGACACTATCCTCAGCTCTGTCACGACTAAAGTGAAGGGCATTGCTTTTACCAACACTACCGAGCTGGGTGAACGGGTCTGGGATGTCGCAGACTACATCATCCCACCTCAG GAAGATGGCTCATTCTTTGTGCTGACCAACATGATCATCACACCAAACCAAACACAGTCAAAATGTGCAGAT ATTCCAACCTCAGCATCACTGTGCAGCTCTCACAAGGATTGCAAGAGAGGCTTCAATGATGCTCGGGGGAATG GTGTTTGGACAGGTAGATGTGTCCATTTTTCTGACACAGTTAAGACATGTGAGGTGTTGGCCTGGTGTCCTTTGGAGAAGACTGACGAACCTCCAGA tCCACCACTCCTGGCAGATGCTGAGAACTTCACAGTGCTCATAAAGAATAGCATCCGGTATCCTAAATTTAACTTCAACAA AAGAAACATCCTACCACATATAAACACTTCCTACTTAACACAGTGTGTGTTCAACCGTGAGACTGACCCTGACTGTCCGATCTTCAGCCTGAAAGATATTGCTAAGGAAGCTCAGGAGGATTTTCAGACCATGGCGGTCCAT GGAGGAGTGATGGGTGTGCAAATTCGGTGGGATTGTGACCTTGATATGCCAAAGAGCTGGTGTGTGCCGCGCTACACTTTCCGCAGGCTAGATAACAAAGACCCGGATAATAACGTGGCCCCAGGATACAACTTCAG ATTTGCTAAATATTACAAGGATATTGATGGAAAGGAAGTCAGGACACTGATCAAGGGATATGGAATTCGCTTTGATGTCATGGTGTTCGGTGAG GCTGGAAAATTTCACATTGTACCAACACTTCTGAATATAGGTGCAGGCTTGGCACTTTTAGGCCTG GTGACTGTTATATGTGACTGGATTGTTCTGACATTCATGAAAAGAAAACACCATTATAGAGAGCAAAAATATACATATGTCAATGACTTTGGACTT TTATCCAATGAAGACGCATAG
- the p2rx4a gene encoding P2X purinoceptor 4a isoform X1 — MSEGGCCVSLGQCFFDYYTTKILVIRSRKVGTLNRITQALVIAYVIGYVCVWKKGYQDTDTILSSVTTKVKGIAFTNTTELGERVWDVADYIIPPQEDGSFFVLTNMIITPNQTQSKCADIPTSASLCSSHKDCKRGFNDARGNGVWTGRCVHFSDTVKTCEVLAWCPLEKTDEPPDPPLLADAENFTVLIKNSIRYPKFNFNKRNILPHINTSYLTQCVFNRETDPDCPIFSLKDIAKEAQEDFQTMAVHGGVMGVQIRWDCDLDMPKSWCVPRYTFRRLDNKDPDNNVAPGYNFRFAKYYKDIDGKEVRTLIKGYGIRFDVMVFGEAGKFHIVPTLLNIGAGLALLGLVTVICDWIVLTFMKRKHHYREQKYTYVNDFGLVSIYTAFTLITLNNGGILF, encoded by the exons ATGAGCGAAGGAGGTTGCTGTGTTTCACTGGGTCAGTGTTTTTTCGACTACTACACGACAAAAATCTTGGTGATACGAAGCAGGAAAGTGGGGACGCTAAATCGGATCACACAAGCTTTAGTCATAGCTTATGTCATCGG gtatgtgtgtgtttggaagAAAGGCTACCAGGACACGGACACTATCCTCAGCTCTGTCACGACTAAAGTGAAGGGCATTGCTTTTACCAACACTACCGAGCTGGGTGAACGGGTCTGGGATGTCGCAGACTACATCATCCCACCTCAG GAAGATGGCTCATTCTTTGTGCTGACCAACATGATCATCACACCAAACCAAACACAGTCAAAATGTGCAGAT ATTCCAACCTCAGCATCACTGTGCAGCTCTCACAAGGATTGCAAGAGAGGCTTCAATGATGCTCGGGGGAATG GTGTTTGGACAGGTAGATGTGTCCATTTTTCTGACACAGTTAAGACATGTGAGGTGTTGGCCTGGTGTCCTTTGGAGAAGACTGACGAACCTCCAGA tCCACCACTCCTGGCAGATGCTGAGAACTTCACAGTGCTCATAAAGAATAGCATCCGGTATCCTAAATTTAACTTCAACAA AAGAAACATCCTACCACATATAAACACTTCCTACTTAACACAGTGTGTGTTCAACCGTGAGACTGACCCTGACTGTCCGATCTTCAGCCTGAAAGATATTGCTAAGGAAGCTCAGGAGGATTTTCAGACCATGGCGGTCCAT GGAGGAGTGATGGGTGTGCAAATTCGGTGGGATTGTGACCTTGATATGCCAAAGAGCTGGTGTGTGCCGCGCTACACTTTCCGCAGGCTAGATAACAAAGACCCGGATAATAACGTGGCCCCAGGATACAACTTCAG ATTTGCTAAATATTACAAGGATATTGATGGAAAGGAAGTCAGGACACTGATCAAGGGATATGGAATTCGCTTTGATGTCATGGTGTTCGGTGAG GCTGGAAAATTTCACATTGTACCAACACTTCTGAATATAGGTGCAGGCTTGGCACTTTTAGGCCTG GTGACTGTTATATGTGACTGGATTGTTCTGACATTCATGAAAAGAAAACACCATTATAGAGAGCAAAAATATACATATGTCAATGACTTTGGACTTGTGAGTATTTACACAGCATTTACTTTGATTACCTTGAACAATGGTGGTATTTTATTCTAA
- the gstt1b gene encoding glutathione S-transferase theta-1b has protein sequence MVLEIYLDLFSQPCRSVYIFAKKNNIQFDHKKIVLFDGEQHSEEFGRINLLRKVPAIRDGDFCLAESVAILMYLAEKFHSPDHWYPADLQKRALVNEYLSWQHSAIRMHAAKIIWLKLLIPKAMEVEVPKDKMDSAIENLNGTLKQFEEKFLQDRPFIVGDQISLADLVAVVEIIQPLGAGLDVFENRPKLRAWKDRVREAVGSELFDEAHQNILSCQEIVETMDRNKFEAYKPQIVKYFLS, from the exons ATGGTTTTGGAGATTTACTTAGATCTGTTTTCGCAGCCTTGTCGCTCCGTTTACATCTTTGCCAAGAAAAACAACATCCAGTTTGACCACAAGAAGATTGTATTGTTTGACG GTGAGCAACACAGTGAAGAGTTTGGGAGAATCAATTTATTAAGAAAGGTACCAGCAATCAGAGATGGGGACTTTTGCTTGGCTGAAAG TGTTGCAATTCTAATGTACTTGGCTGAGAAATTTCACTCTCCAGACCACTGGTACCCAGCTGACCTGCAGAAGCGTGCACTTGTGAATGAATACCTATCATGGCAACACTCTGCCATCCGAATGCATGCAGCCAAGATTATCTGGTTAAAG CTCCTGATTCCGAAAGCAATGGAAGTAGAAGTGCCCAAGGACAAGATGGATTCTGCAATAGAGAATCTTAATGGAACACTGAAACAGTTTGAGGAGAAGTTTCTTCAAGACAGACCATTCATTGTTGGCGATCAGATCTCATTGGCTGATCTTGTTGCTGTAGTTGAGATCATACAG CCTTTAGGTGCTGGTCTGGATGTGTTTGAGAACCGACCCAAGCTCAGGGCATGGAAGGACAGAGTCAGAGAAGCAGTTGGGTCTGAGCTTTTCGATGAAGCCCACCAGAACATCCTATCTTGCCAGGAGATAGTGGAAACCATGGATCGGAACAAGTTTGAGGCATATAAACCCCAGATTGTGAAATATTTCCTCTCGTAA
- the ddt gene encoding D-dopachrome decarboxylase, whose product MPFIDLETNLPASKFPEDFLKRLCTTTALALGKPEDRINLVVKADLPMLIACSCSPCVMLSVWAIGVTDTADKNKEHSAKIFQFLTRELDLSEDRIVIRFHPLEPWQVGKKGTVMSFL is encoded by the exons ACCTGCAAGCAAGTTTCCAGAAGACTTTCTGAAAAGACTATGTACTACGACAGCTTTAGCATTAGGAAAACCAGAAGAC CGGATAAACTTGGTTGTTAAGGCTGACCTACCAATGCTAATCGCATGCTCTTGCTCCCCGTGTGTGATGCTGTCCGTGTGGGCCATCGGAGTGACTGATACTGCGGACAAAAATAAGGAACACAGCGCCAAAATCTTCCAGTTCCTGACAAGAGAGCTTGATCTTAGCGAAGACCG catTGTGATCAGGTTCCACCCTCTGGAGCCCTGGCAGGTTGGAAAGAAGGGAACAGTGATGAGCTTCCTGTAA